In the genome of Candidatus Hydrogenedentota bacterium, the window CTGTTCGCCCTGATCCTGCTGGCGGGGCTGTTGCCGCGCATTTACGGGCTGGAGCGCGAGTCCATCTGGTGGGACGAGTTCACCAGCGTGGTGCATCTGGAGCCGCCGTCGGACTGGAGCGCGGACCCGCAGTTTGTGCGGTGGAACCAGACGGTCATCCGGGACACGGCGCCGAGCCTCCTGGGGTTCTGGAAGCAGAACCGGTCCATGGACCCGGCGACGATGCCGCTCTACTACACCTTTGAGTACCTGTGGAGCCGCCACGTCAGCAACGACTTCGACACCCAGCGGTATCTCTCCATATTGATCGGCATGCTCCTGCTGCCCGCGGGCTACCTGCTGGGGCGGCTGTTCTTCGGCCCCGGCGGCGGGCTCCTGGTGATGCTGTGCGTGGCGCTCTCGCCGATCCACATCCAGTTCTCGCGCGAAATCCGCATGTACGGGCTGATGACCGTGCTGGCGGCGGTGTCGGTTTACAGCTACGCGAGGCTGGTGGGCGGCGGCGGGCGGCGGTGGTGGGTCCTCCACGGCCTGAACAACATGGTCCTCTTCTGGACCCATCCCTTCGCGGTGCTGATCCCCTTCACCGAGTTCGTCTTCTGGGCGCTCGCGTTTCCCCGCGACTGGCGGCGCATCGGCAAGTGGATCGGGCTGCATGTCCTCGCCGTGGCCCCGGTGGCCGTGTACATCGCCTCGATCCGGTTCTGGGACCAGTCGTCCACCGACACGTGGATGAAGGTTCCCAACCTGAACGAGCTGGTCGGCGACCTCTTCGCGGACGACGCCATCGGCATGACCTACCAGCTCAACGCGTCGGAGGCGTTCTGGAACCTCTTCCTCGTGCCGGAAACGGCGGGCGCCGTGGCGGGGTTCCGGTGGACCATCGGCACATGGTACATGGGCGCCGTGCTGCTGGCCCTCGCGTGGTTTTTCGCAAAGGACCTTTTCAGGGCCCGCGCGGGCGCCTGCGCGGCCGGCGCGTGCGCCGCGCCCCCGGCGGGCGGCGGGTGGATGTGGTCAACGCGGGCGTGTCGGGCATCAACTCGGACAAACGCGTCCTGAAACTGGCGGACTACCTCCTGCTGGAGCCGGACATGATCGTGGTGTACAACGCCGCGAACGACATCTGCCACGGCCTGTTTCCAAAATGGGTGAGCGAGACCTCCGCGTCCGGCCGGGTGGTGCGGAGCCTCCGCGCGCTGGACAAACGCCTCAACCCGCTGACCCTTCCCGGAGAGGCGGCGCAACGGCGGGACATCCGCGCGAAGATGGCCAATCTCGCCTTCCTGTGCGACCAGGCGGACAGGGTGCGCGGGGGCAAGGAGGTCTTCGGGGACATCTTCCACATGAAGAACCGGGGCATCGAGCGCAAGGCGCGCGCCATCGCGGAGATGCTGCTGCCCCTGCTGCCGGAGGGGCTCAGCGCGGACGCCGCGCCCCAAACACCCAGTAGCGGCTCGCCAGGTAATTGAAGGTGAGCCCCGCGAGGATGCCGAGCACGGCGGCCGCCTGCGGCAGCCCCGCCAGCGCGGGCCACGCCCGAACCGCCCCCAGTGTCACCGCGTAGTTCACCGCCCCCCCCACGGAGCACGCCGCAACGAACGCGCCAAGCTGCTTCATCACGTTCCCCCCGCGCGTCTCGGCGAAGGTGATCTGCCGGTTCAGCACGAAGTTGAAAAGCATGGCGATGAAGATGGCGAGAGCCACCGCGGCCTGGAGCGGCACGCCCGCCGCATCGAGCGCCGTGAGCGCGGCAAGGTTCACCAGCGTGCCGAGAAAACCCACGAGGGCAAACTGCGAGAAGTGGGCCAGGTGCCCGTACTTGAACACCGCCAGCCGCCGCAGGTGCCTGAGGTAAAGCAGCTGCTCGCGCAGGCTGAGCTTGCTCTCGCCGCGGTGGCGCTGCGCGAAATGGATGGGCACCTCCTCCGCGCGCCGGCAGCCGCATTTCACCAGCACCTCCAGACCAATCTTGTAGCCCACCGCGTTCAGCGGCGGGGCCGCGTCCAGCAGCGTCCGGGGAAAGGCAAAGAAGCCGCTCATGGGGTCCTTCACCCGCGTGAACGGGAGCGCCGGCAGCGTGGCCGCCCGGCTGTTGATCCAGCTCAGAAGCCCCCAGTCCTCGGCGGTGGTGCCGCCGGGGGCGTAGCGCGACCCGATGACAAAGTCGGCGCCCCCCGCGAGGGCGGCAAGCATCTCCGGAATCTTCTCGGGCGGATGGCTCAGATCGGCGTCCATCACCAGCACCACGGGCTTGTCTGCAAGTCTAAATCCGTCCATCACCGCCGCGCTCAGCCCGCGGTCCCTGGTGCGCACCGTCAGGCGGACCCAGTCCAACCCCGCCCGCGCCACCGCCTCCTCCGTGCCGTCCCGGCTGTCATCATCCATGAGAAACACGTCCAGATCGAGACCGTGCTCCCGGCGCAATTGGTCCAACCGGGCAAGCAGTTCCGGAAGATTGGCCGCCTCCCGATAGGTGGGCACCACCACCGAAACGCCCGGCAGGACCGGAAAGGGGCCGTCTTGCCTGGTGTTTTCGCTAGAACCCATGGAACTGGTCTCCCCCCTCGTCATGGCACGAAACCCCCTTCCTGTCAACTTTTGGCCGGACGGGGGACGGGCTGGGCAGCCCCCCGGAAAAATAGGCGAGAAAAGGGGTTGACAATCAGGGGAAAGTGTTGTAAGATAACAAGTGACGGAAGACGCACGCGGGCGTTTGCGCGTGGCTCGCGTCCCGCGGCGTTGACCGCAAGCATTTCTCGCATGTTGCGTGAGGCTTTGTGGTGTGGATGTATGAAGCCCAAATCGGTTTTGTAACCAAGGAGGACAGATTGTCATGAAGAAGATGCTCGTTGGACTTATTGCCCTTGCTGTCGCGCTGGTGGGTGCACCAGCCCTCGCGCAGTACACCCCCGTGCCGGATCTCACCGGGTGTCCGGCGGCAGGACAGCCGGGCCTGCCTTTCAGCCCGCTGCCCACGTTCAACATCATGGACGCCAACTACGCGGCGCCCGCCCTTTCCTGGCCGGCCGTTGGCGAGTATGACTTCTGCGCGATTCTGGACACGGTGTTCTGCTCGGCCGGCCCGCTGGGCGACCTTGCCGAGGAAGTTGAGCAGTTCGCCTTCCTGATCCAGTGCCTGAACGCCGACATCAACGGCCCGCTTAACCCTGACCCGGAGGCCGACATTCCGGTCCAGCCGAACGGCATCCCGGACGGGCAGTACGAGCTGGGGTTGCTGGGGCGCGTCCTCAACACGCCCAGCAATCCCTACCACGATGCCGCGCTGGCCGCCTTCCAGAGCAACACGCTCGCCATCAAGGCTATCGTGGTTGAGGCGCTGGCGAACGCCAGCTTTAAGAAGTCCGACGAGAAAGACATCCGTGCCCTGGTTGGCGGGATCGTCCCGCATCTTCTGGGTTCCCTTTGCTCCGTCCTTGGCGCGTTCCCCACGCTGGGCGACGCCACGACCAACGCCGCCCTGGATGAGCTGCTTGGCCTGCTGGAAGGCATCGGTGTTGACGCGCCTGATGGCGGCATTGGCGCCATCACGACCGCCGTGCCGCAGCTTGGCCCGGAAGGCGATGCGGACGGCGACGGCGCCTCCAACCGCAAAGAGTACAACTACTTCAAGGCTCAGGGTCCGGCGGCGACCATTGACGCCCAGCTTGACCCCCTCCAGACCCCCCCGAACCTTGCCTTCGTCACCGGTGCCGGCAAGTTTGAAGAGGGTACGACCGTCACCCTGCGCATTGCCTTCGTTGGCATGACCGGCGAGGGTGCGACCTTCCAGTGGTTCAAGGGTGGTGCCCCCATCACGGACGCCACCGGCTCCTCGCTGGTGTTCGACCCCGTCACCGTGGCCGATGCCGGCTCCTACAGCTGCGAGCTTAACATCCCGGACAAGGCCACCGTGTTCCTGACCGATCCGGCCGTGCTGACCGTCCTGCCGGAAGGCAGCCTCCCCGTTGCGGGCGGCATGGGTCTGGCCCTGCTGGCGGGCGCGTGCGCCCTGGCCGGCGCGGTGGGCATCCGCCGCAGGAAGTAAGTCTTTCCTCCTGACATTCGTCCGGCCACCGGGTTCCTCCGGTGGCCGGATTCTTTTTTGGGCGGGAGAGGTGGCATGGGGGGGGGATGGGAGGCGGTATCCCGACGGCGCTGGATACGGCTGTCCTGGCCTCGGAGAAGGTTCTGCTGCGCGCCGGGGAGCCTTGCCCGCGGGATGGGGTGTCACACCGGGTGCGGACGGCCTTTCCCTCCAGGCCGGGGCCGTCGCCGACGTCGGCTTTGCTCAGTCTGGACGGGAAGCGCCGACGAGGGTGTCATAGAGGGCCAAGAGCTCGCGGTGGGCCGTGAAGGGCACCTCCGGACGCGCGTCGCGTTTCACGAAGGCGAGGTCCAGAGCGTCGCTTCCGGCGCGCGGCGTGCCCCGCCAGCGCTCCACAAGGAAACCCAGCACGAGCACATGCCCGGAAAGGGCATTGTGGCCCGCGCCGGTCCCCAGGATGCGGCAGGACTCGGTTATCAGGCCGGTCTCCTCTTCCAGCTCCCTGGCAACACACTCCTCGGCGCGCTCACCGGCCTCCATAAAGCCGCCGGGCAGACTCCAACGCCCCAGCGCGGGCTCCACCGCCCGCTGCACGAAGAGCAGCCCGCCCGCGCCATCCTCCACGAGGACGCAGCAGGCGGGCACGGGGTTGCGGTAATAGAACCGGTTGCAGTCGCGGCACCAGGGACGCTCGCGCTCCCCGTCATGCGCGGATTCCAGCGGCGCGCCGCAGGTGCCGCAGTGGTTCCACGCGAAGGGTTTTGGGGGTATCCAGACCATGCCGCCACCATACTCCGCGAACGGGGCCGGACGCAACGCGCGCAGGGGGGCGGCACGGACCTCGGGCGGCCCGTGTCCCCTCTGTGCCCCCGCCCGCATCCCTTGCAGATGCCGCGCCTCAACCCCAGGAGCCTCCCGCTTTTGAAAGGGCGTCCGGCACCTTCCTTCGTGTGGAAAGCCGGTTATCTGCGGCTCGGGGCATTGTCTGTTTATTGGGTCTCCTCCTCCGATGCACGCACGGGTGAGCATGGCCCTGCATGGTGGTATTTTTTTTCAAGGATATCCTACCCTGGGGAAGGTTTTTCAAGATTCGGCGCACGCTCACCTCAGCCCCCCCCGATGCTTCGGCAGGTTCTTCATGCAGCATAACCCCTCATGGGACCCTGCGTTGCGCGTCCCCGGCATCCTTCCCCGAAAAACATGCAGCCGTTGGAATGCAAAGTGGCCCGGAACCTGCTCTGTGCCTGCTGGTGGCGCGGCAGGCCCGCCGCGTGGAGCGTTGTTGCCGGTTTGCCGGTTCACGTCTAGCCCGGACGCATCGCGGCCGTGACAGCGTGTCCGAGTCTCGGGCAAACGGTATGGTGTAGGCCGTTGTCCCCGTGGCCGGGTTGGTGCCGCGCCACCGCGGAGCAAACATTGACCAGTGAAGAATAGTGTGATAAACTTTGGCCGTCCAGGAGGGCCGGGCTCTCCCCGGAACAAACTGTGGGTCAAGGTCGGGAAATGCTTCCGGCACAGCGTGTGCCCGGGGCGCGGTGGATGAACCATAACAAGGAGATGCGATCATGGTGTTGACTTCATTTCTCACGGGACTCTTCGACTTGCTGGCGGCCTTCTTCACGGAGTATGTGATCGGGCTGCTGACCGGTCTGATCACGGGGGCCCTCGGTCTGGGCGCGTGAGGCGGCGCAGCCCCCTCGCAGTGACGGTGGAGACAACCGCGCCCAGGCAACGCCTGACGCGCTGAAAGAAAGGACTTTCCAATGGGTGCAGATCTTGCAACGTCCGTGATCGGATACTTTGTGGCCTTCGTTGTGGAGCTCGTGCTGGGCGGCATTTTCGGCTTCCTGGGCAACCTGCTGTTTGGCGGGGCCGGGGATCCCCTCGCCTAGGGCATCCGCGTGAGTTAAGACAACACGCCGCCCCCGGCGCACGATGCGGCGGGGGCGGCGTCTTTGCTCCGCGAACGGTGCCCGTCAGGGGGTGATGTCTATGCCGTAGACCTCGTTGCCGCAGGCGGCAAACAAGTCCCCCGCGAAGAACCCGGTGAACGCGCCGATCTGTCCGGGAAGTTCGGCAATGGTCTCAAAGGTGCCCGTGGCCGCGTCCACGCGGATGATGAAGGCGCCGGAGGGGTAGAAGAAGTACGGGCTGCCCGCGGCGATGATGGCCCCGCCCGTGACGGGCGGATAGGGCGTTTCCGGCGGCGGGAGAAGCTCCAGGGATGCGGTGTCCAGCATGCGGAACGCGTTGTCCACGGCAAAGGCCAGGCGCGGCAGTGCGGGGTTTCGGCCGAGGCAGGTGACGCCGGCGGACCCCTCGAAGGGGAAGTTCTTGTAGGGCTGGCGGGTGTCCACCCCCATCACGCCAAGCTGGGGCGCGGGGCCCTTTTCGCCGGGCTTCCCGGCGGGCTCCACGCTGGTGCCCACATAGATCAGCGACTCGTCCATGGCGAGGCCTGAGACGGCCTGGCGGCCAAAGGGGTTCTCCACCAGTTCCGTTTCACCGGTCTCAGGGTCCGTCACGGCAACGGCCCCGCCCGCGGTTCCGGGCTTTGCGGCCCAGCCGGAGTACAGTTTGCCGTCGTGTCCCATCAGGAGCCCTCCCCGGGGGTGCGTGTAGCCGCGGACGCCCAGGGACGCGATGGTGACGGGGTTCTTGCGCTCATACTGCTCCCAGGGCAGGTTGGGGTCCAGCCGGAAGATGTCCCCCTGCGCGTGGCACACGCCATAAACCATCCCCTTGACGATGACAAGGGCGTTTACGGCACCTTCGGCGTCCACCGCCTTGTCCGTGACGGTGTAGGCCTTGCTGTCGGGGGTCATCACAAACAGGCTGGGGCCGAAAAGGGGCGCTCCCCAAATCTGGCTCATCTCACTGTCCGCCGCAAGAAAGAGCGGGGGCCGGGGCGTGCCCTTCACCCGCACGGGCTTCCTCAGCATGGAGACGTTCCCCGGGCCGAAGGTGAAATAATCGCATCCCCGGACGCCGAACGCATCCCCCGAGGGCAGGCCTGCGACAAAGCGCCCGCCCCGCAGCGCGATGTCGGCCACGGGGGCGAGCACGGACTCCCCCGCCTGCGCGCGAAAGTAGGTGTCCCCCCGTCGGGACCAGAGAACGGACTCCGTTGTCGCCTCTTCAATCACGGCCCAGGGCTCCGTGTCCGATGATGGCACGGGAAAGGGGGGCTTCACCTCCGCGAGGGCGGCGTCGAAGAAGCGGTTCCCCGCCGCAAACAGGCCATTCCACACAACGCCCCCGAAAACGCCCTTCAGGGAGTCAGGCGGATCGGAAAACGTTTTGTCCTCCGGATTGAACAGGCGGACCGCCGGGGCTTCCTTGTCATACGCGCAGAGGAGCCGCCCGTCCGGCAGGACCGACACCCGCCGCAGCGAGGTGTTCGGCGGCGCGCCCGGGCCAAGCACCTCCACCGAAAGGTCCGCGGGGTTCAGGGCGCACAGCAGCCCGCCGGGATAGGTGCCGAAATAGAGGCGGCCGTCCCGTCCGGCGGCGAAGTTCCAGATGCAGGCCTGGCCCTCGACGGGAATCTCCTTGACGAAGCGGCCCTCGGTCATGTCAAACACCAGCACATGGCCGTTGAAATAGGCGCCCACGGCCACCTGGTTCGTGCCGGGAATCTGCGCGATCGCCCACGCGCCGGAGCCCGAAGGGGCCTGCACGGGGCGGACGTCATCATTCCCGGGGTTGATGAACAGCAGGCCCGCCGGTTCGGCTTCGCTGGCCGTTGACATCACCACATAGTCCACGTTTTCCGCCGTGTCGCGCACGGCCGCCCCCCCGAGATAGTGAATCGGCGTGCATGGACGGCCGAGGGACTCCACAGGAACAGCCTGGGCCGCGGCGGAAAGAAGCGCGGCGGCGAGAAGAAGGGCGGAAAAACGCATGGTCATCACTCCTGCGCAGCCCGGTCGCGCCGGGCGCGGTTCCATTGTGTCACGACTGCCCCTCCCCCATCAACGCGGCTCTCCGGGCGGCGTCCGGGCGGGTGCCGGCCCCCATGACGGCGCCGCCCTTGACCCCGGCGGCGCGCCGCGATATAGTGGGCCCGCGCGGGCCGTCCCCGGTGGCCCCGCCGGAGACCCCTTCCCTTGAGCGGAAAGTGCTGCAAGATCACCTTTGACCCCCCGGGACGCACCGTGGAGGCGCGCGCCGGCACGCCGCTGCTGGAGGCGGCCGCCCTGGCCGGATTCGCCGTGAACACGCCCTGCGGCGGCGCGGGCTCCTGCGGCAAATGCCGCGCCCGCCTCGACCCGGCCCCCGACCCGCTGCCCGCCGAACTCAAGACCCTCCCGCTGGAGGACCTCGGCGCCGGGTGGCGGCTCCTGTGCCGCCATCAGGTGTCCGGCGATCTCCGCGTGCATCTCCCCGGCAGCTCGCTCTTCGGCGGCGACCACCAGATTGTCACGGGGCACGGCGTCTCCTCCGGCGATGCGGCCGACCCCGTGGTCCGGCAGGCGCATGTCCGCATGACGGCCCCCTCGCTGGAGGAGGGGCTGCCTGATCTCCCCCGGCTGGACGCCGCCCTGCGCGCCGCGGGCGCGCTGGAAGCGGGCGCACCCCCCCTGGCCGCCGCGCCGGAAGCCCTCAACCAACTCACCGCGGGCCTGCGCGCCGCGGACTACGCGGGCGCCGCCGTGGTCCGCGAAAGCCGCCTGCTGGCCTTCCGTGGCGGGGCGGACACCGCGCCCAGTTTCGGCGTCGCGGTGGACGTGGGCACGACGACCCTGGCCGCCGCGCTGGTGGACCTGCGCGACGGCGCGGACCGCGGCGTGGCCGCGGCCATGAACCCCCAGACGGTCTGGGGGGACGACGTGCTCGCCCGCATCGCCCGCGCGGGACGCGGCGAGCAGGAGCGCCTGGAGATGCGCCAGGCCGTCTGCGCGGTCATCGCGGAGATGATCCGCGGGCTGTGCGCGGACGCGGGCGCCTCGCCGGAACAGGTCCACGCCCTCGCGGCGGCGGGCAACACGACCATGGAAAGCCTGCTCTGCGGCGTGGACCCGTCCCCCCTCGGCTGCGTGCCCTTCACGCCCGCCTTCGGCGACGGCCCCCGCCTGCGCGCGCGCGACCTGGGGCTCCCCGCCCATCCCGACGCGGAGCTGCGCCTGTTCCCCGTCATCGGCGGCTTCGTCGGCGGCGACACCGCGGCGGGCATCCTCGCCGCCGGGCTGGACAGCCTCCAGGGGGTCAGCCTCCTCATAGACATCGGCACCAACGGGGAGCTGGTGCTCGCCCACGACGGGGCGCTGCTCGCCGCCAGCACGGCGGCGGGCCCCGCCTTCGAGGGGGCCCGCATCTCCTGCGGCATGCGGGCCGCCCGCGGCGCCGTGGAGAAGGTGGTCCTCGGCGACGCGCCGGAGTTCTCCGTCATCGGCGGCGGCCCGCCCAGGGGCCTCTGCGGCAGCGGCCTCCTCGACCTCTGCGGACAGCTGCTTGCCGCCGGGCTGCTGGCTCCGGACGGAAGGCTCGCCGGACCGGAGGCGCTGTCCCCGGGCACCCCGGAGGCCGTCGCCGCGCGCGTGGCGCGCACCCCGGACGGCGGCCCGCTCTTCGTGGTCGGCGGCCCGCCGGAACGCCCCTTCGGGCTCACGCAGCGCGACGTGCGCGAGCTGCAATTGGCCGCCGGGGCCATCCGCGCAGGCATCCTGCTCCTCCTCCGGCAGGCGGGGCCCGCCCTCGACGGCGTGGACCGGGTGTTCGTTGCAGGCGGCTTCGGCCAGTACATCCGCCGGGAAAACGCCCTGCGCGTGGGATTGCTCCCCCGCGAGATTCCCGCCAGCCGCGTGCACTACGCCGGAAACACCTCCCTCGCGGGGGCCAAGCGGGTCCTCCTTTCGCGCGCGGACGACGCCCGCGTGGACGCCCTGGCCCGCGCCGTCCGCCATGTGGACCTCAGCACGGACCCCGACTTCGCCATGGAGTTTGCCATGGCCATGCACTTCCCCGGCTAGGACCGGTCGGACGGGTCAGGCCCGCCGGAGCAGCACCCCCTCCGGCGAGAGCGCGGCGGCCAGCGGAACGGCGGGATAACGGTCCGGGTCGGCGCAGAGGGGGATGTCGGACTCCAGGTGAATCCGGCGGAGTTTCTCCGCGTGGGGGGCCGTCTCGAAGAGCCGCAGGATGCCCTCCTCCGCCAGGCGCGCGGCATAGGCGGCGCGCAGGTCCCGCCCTTCGCCGATCTCCGCGTCCGGGCATTCTCTCCGCAGGCACTCCAGCAGGAACACGGCGGCGGCGCGGTCCTCCTGCGCGTCAAAGGCCGGATCGTCCATGAGCCCGGCGGGGATGAAGACCACCTCGCCGTCCGGCCCGGCCAGCCGGCGCGCGGCGGCCACGGCGGCCGAGGCGTTGACCACGGTGCCCATGAGCACGGCGCCCGCGCCCGCGCACTGGCTCAGACGGCCCGCGCCGGTGGTGGTGGTGAAGACCACGCGCCGCCCCGCGGCGTGATGCGCCTCGGCGGGGCTGTTGCCATGGTCAAACCCCTCCGGGGGCAGGCCGCCGCGCTCGCCGTAAAGCAGGGCGTCCGGGCGCTCCCGCCGGGCGGCAAGGGCGCCCCCGACCCCGGGCACGGCGAGGATGTCC includes:
- a CDS encoding glycosyltransferase family 2 protein — protein: MGSSENTRQDGPFPVLPGVSVVVPTYREAANLPELLARLDQLRREHGLDLDVFLMDDDSRDGTEEAVARAGLDWVRLTVRTRDRGLSAAVMDGFRLADKPVVLVMDADLSHPPEKIPEMLAALAGGADFVIGSRYAPGGTTAEDWGLLSWINSRAATLPALPFTRVKDPMSGFFAFPRTLLDAAPPLNAVGYKIGLEVLVKCGCRRAEEVPIHFAQRHRGESKLSLREQLLYLRHLRRLAVFKYGHLAHFSQFALVGFLGTLVNLAALTALDAAGVPLQAAVALAIFIAMLFNFVLNRQITFAETRGGNVMKQLGAFVAACSVGGAVNYAVTLGAVRAWPALAGLPQAAAVLGILAGLTFNYLASRYWVFGARRPR
- a CDS encoding 2-phosphosulfolactate phosphatase, whose translation is MRVHVIEGAGGCAFAAGRRAVAVVVDALRASATAAALLHAGAVDILAVPGVGGALAARRERPDALLYGERGGLPPEGFDHGNSPAEAHHAAGRRVVFTTTTGAGRLSQCAGAGAVLMGTVVNASAAVAAARRLAGPDGEVVFIPAGLMDDPAFDAQEDRAAAVFLLECLRRECPDAEIGEGRDLRAAYAARLAEEGILRLFETAPHAEKLRRIHLESDIPLCADPDRYPAVPLAAALSPEGVLLRRA
- a CDS encoding DUF4445 domain-containing protein: MSGKCCKITFDPPGRTVEARAGTPLLEAAALAGFAVNTPCGGAGSCGKCRARLDPAPDPLPAELKTLPLEDLGAGWRLLCRHQVSGDLRVHLPGSSLFGGDHQIVTGHGVSSGDAADPVVRQAHVRMTAPSLEEGLPDLPRLDAALRAAGALEAGAPPLAAAPEALNQLTAGLRAADYAGAAVVRESRLLAFRGGADTAPSFGVAVDVGTTTLAAALVDLRDGADRGVAAAMNPQTVWGDDVLARIARAGRGEQERLEMRQAVCAVIAEMIRGLCADAGASPEQVHALAAAGNTTMESLLCGVDPSPLGCVPFTPAFGDGPRLRARDLGLPAHPDAELRLFPVIGGFVGGDTAAGILAAGLDSLQGVSLLIDIGTNGELVLAHDGALLAASTAAGPAFEGARISCGMRAARGAVEKVVLGDAPEFSVIGGGPPRGLCGSGLLDLCGQLLAAGLLAPDGRLAGPEALSPGTPEAVAARVARTPDGGPLFVVGGPPERPFGLTQRDVRELQLAAGAIRAGILLLLRQAGPALDGVDRVFVAGGFGQYIRRENALRVGLLPREIPASRVHYAGNTSLAGAKRVLLSRADDARVDALARAVRHVDLSTDPDFAMEFAMAMHFPG
- a CDS encoding NUDIX domain-containing protein; the protein is MLTRACIGGGDPINRQCPEPQITGFPHEGRCRTPFQKREAPGVEARHLQGMRAGAQRGHGPPEVRAAPLRALRPAPFAEYGGGMVWIPPKPFAWNHCGTCGAPLESAHDGERERPWCRDCNRFYYRNPVPACCVLVEDGAGGLLFVQRAVEPALGRWSLPGGFMEAGERAEECVARELEEETGLITESCRILGTGAGHNALSGHVLVLGFLVERWRGTPRAGSDALDLAFVKRDARPEVPFTAHRELLALYDTLVGASRPD